A genomic stretch from Etheostoma cragini isolate CJK2018 chromosome 8, CSU_Ecrag_1.0, whole genome shotgun sequence includes:
- the rep15 gene encoding rab15 effector protein — protein sequence MGQTTSKPNSNLFQNSSVISSFKRGLASSPSDDQNMSLRPSIFSTLRKPPVSKPNDFIPLFIDCISAASSRTQEYLLFKDPEDKFHPSPEVLTQVFLMTYISQSVSLNLTDAFNCTAMTPEQRILLGADWVWAVLEKPTKNPRIQIAVQVLHLSDMEDVEVNGIPPEAFSETVQIAQKESSNKTMYERMVDFCTSIGKDCYALFLFLGRKSDKENIYGVLSNNFEAAIGKCDKIDRAFIENFFKGSRYLHTPQGMMQAIVTKKEGDPLTVMIKFS from the exons ATGGGCCAGACCACCAGCAAACCCAATTCTAACCTCTTCCAGAACTCCAGTGTAATCTCCTCTTTTAAGCGCGGCTTAGCCAGCAGTCCCTCCGACGATCAGAACATGTCCCTTCGACCGAGCATCTTCTCCACATTGAGGAAGCCCCCGGTCTCCAAACCCAATGATTTCATACCTCTCTTCATTGACTGCATCTCTGCCGCCTCATCCAGAACTCAAGAATACCTCCTCTTCAAAGACCCAGAGGACAAATTCCACCCAAGTCCTGAGGTGCTCACTCAG GTCTTCCTGATGACCTACATCTCGCAGAGTGTCAGCCTCAATTTGACAGACGCCTTCAACTGCACAGCCATGACGCCTGAGCAGCGCATCCTCCTGGGGGCTGATTGGGTCTGGGCTGTGCTGGAGAAGCCCACCAAGAACCCTCGGATCCAGATTGCTGTGCAGGTCCTACACTTGTCAGACATGGAGGACGTCGAGGTGAATGGCATCCCCCCGGAGGCCTTCAGCGAGACTGTCCAGATTGCCCAGAAGGAGTCCAGCAACAAGACAATGTACGAGAGGATGGTGGACTTCTGTACATCCATTGGCAAGGACTGCTACGCCCTCTTCTTGTTCTTGGGGAGGAAAAGCGACAAGGAGAATATCTACGGCGTACTCAGCAACAACTTTGAGGCCGCCATCGGGAAGTGCGACAAGATTGACAGAGCTTTTATTGAGAACTTCTTCAAAGGTTCAAGGTATCTCCATACACCTCAAGGAATGATGCAGGCCATTGTCACTAAGAAAGAGGGAGACCCACTCACTGTCATGATTAAATTCAGCTAA
- the poglut3 gene encoding protein O-glucosyltransferase 3 isoform X1, protein MKASPENGRVSFQQHVGIGVFIKTLHSIFNQFRLPAVRNLRNMLCERSVDLVKPFDKGLLCRCIVLVVLISINFSVSDCEGIDSERCLIWGPGLNPDTVLPVRYFFIHAVNSKGENLTSSPGKDTFKVKISPKDTQEHIRIHVPPPLDRGDGSFLVRYRLYGTVLKGLEIEVFHQDTAVAKSPYVIQGPVYHEYCDCPEPNASVWQSVMQCPAEEPQILADFKAFPTIDLQRLRQEAPLRFANRGGLIHYAIINNKLYRRTLGKYTDFKMFSDEILLSLTRKVRVPDVEFYLNVGDWPLETRRADAVPVLSWCGSTDTRDIVLPTYEVTHSTLETMRGVTIDLLSVQGNTGPPWINKTDQAFFRGRDSREERLHLVSLSKKNPEMLDAGITGWFFFRDREKHVGKAPLVGFFEFFKYKYQVNVDGTVAAYRFPYLMLGNSLVLKQDSQYYEYFYSQLRAGTHYIPVRRNLSDLLEKIKWAKENDAEAHKIAREGQTLVRELLQPSRLYCYYYRVMHMYAERQTAQPTQHADMELVPQPDDHTAVCTCEGKIHKETNMKDEL, encoded by the exons ATGAAGGCATCACCAGAAAATGGGCGTGTTTCTTTTCAGCAACATGTCGGCATAGGAGTTTTTATCAAAACTTTACATTcaatatttaatcaatttaGACTTCCAGCGGTTAGGAATTTGAGGAATATGTTGTGTGAGCGTAGCGTTGACTTAGTTAAGCCTTTTGATAAAGGTTTATTATGTAGGTGTATAGTTTTAGTGGTATTAATTAGCATAAACTTTTCGGTTTCTGACTGTGAAGGAATCGATTCAGAGAGATGTCTTATCTGGGGTCCAGGGCTGAACCCCGACACAGTTTTACCAGTCCGCTACTTCTTTATTCACGCGGTCAATTCAAAGGGAGAGAACCTGACTTCATCGCCAG gtaaagacacatttaaagtgaAGATAAGTCCGAAGGACACACAGGAGCACATTCGTATCCACGTCCCTCCACCTCTGGACAGGGGAGACGGGTCTTTTCTGGTAAGGTACCGGCTCTATGGCACTGTGCTGAAGGGCCTGGAGATTGAAGTCTTCCACCAAGATACTGCTGTTGCAAAGTCACCTTACGTTATCCAAG GTCCAGTCTATCATGAATACTGCGATTGTCCAGAACCCAATGCTTCCGTTTGGCAGAGCGTCATGCAGTGTCCCGCTGAGGAGCCTCAAATTCTGGCAGACTTTAAAGCTTTCCCAACAATTGACCTGCAGCGTCTCCGACAGGAAGCGCCTCTCAGATTCGCCAACAGAGGAGGTCTCATTCACTACGCCATCATCAACAACAAGTTGTACCGCCGCACTCTGGGAAAATACACAGACTTTAAGATGTTCTCTGATGAAATCCTGCTCTCTCTAACAAGAAAG GTCAGGGTGCCTGATGTGGAGTTTTACTTAAATGTTGGTGACTGGCCATTAGAGACGAGGAGGGCTGACGCTGTTCCAGTGTTGTCATGGTGTGGCTCTACAGACACACGGGACATTGTCCTCCCCACTTACGAGGTCACACACTCCACCCTGGAGACCATGAGAGGTGTCACCATTGACCTGCTGTCCGTCCAGGGAAACACAG GGCCTCCATGGATTAACAAAACAGATCAAGCGTTTTTCCGTGGCCGAGACAGTCGAGAGGAGCGTCTTCACCTGGTCTCGTTGTCCAAGAAAAACCCAGAGATGCTGGATGCAGGCATCACAGGATGGTTCTTCTTcagagacagggagaaacaTGTTGGCAAAGCACCACTTGTTGGATTCTTTGAATTCTTTAAG TACAAGTACCAGGTGAATGTGGATGGAACAGTGGCAGCGTATCGGTTTCCTTACTTGATGCTCGGGAACAGTCTGGTCCTAAAGCAGGACTCACAATATTATGAATATTTCTACAGCCAGCTTAGAGCAGGCACTCACTACATTCCCGTGAGGAGAAACCTGTCGGACCTtttggagaaaatcaaatggGCCAAAGAGAACGACGCTGAAGCACATAAGATTGCCAGGGAAGGTCAGACATTGGTCAGAGAGTTGCTGCAGCCCAGCAGACTGTACTGTTACTACTACAGAGTGATGCACATGTACGCAGAGCGGCAGACAGCACAGCCAACACAGCATGCAGACATGGAGCTGGTACCTCAGCCGGACGACCACACTGCTGTATGCACATGTGAGggtaaaatacacaaagaaaccAATATGAAAGATGAACTATGA
- the poglut3 gene encoding protein O-glucosyltransferase 3 isoform X2, whose amino-acid sequence MKASPENGRVSFQQHVGIGVFIKTLHSIFNQFRLPAVRNLRNMLCERSVDLVKPFDKGLLCRCIVLVVLISINFSVSDCEGIDSERCLIWGPGLNPDTVLPVRYFFIHAVNSKGENLTSSPGKDTFKVKISPKDTQEHIRIHVPPPLDRGDGSFLVRYRLYGTVLKGLEIEVFHQDTAVAKSPYVIQGPVYHEYCDCPEPNASVWQSVMQCPAEEPQILADFKAFPTIDLQRLRQEAPLRFANRGGLIHYAIINNKLYRRTLGKYTDFKMFSDEILLSLTRKVRVPDVEFYLNVGDWPLETRRADAVPVLSWCGSTDTRDIVLPTYEVTHSTLETMRGVTIDLLSVQGNTGPPWINKTDQAFFRGRDSREERLHLVSLSKKNPEMLDAGITGWFFFRDREKHVGKAPLVGFFEFFKYKYQVNVDGTVAAYRFPYLMLGNSLVLKQDSQYYEYFYSQLRAGTHYIPVRRNLSDLLEKIKWAKENDAEAHKIAREGQTLVRELLQPSRLYCYYYRVMHMYAERQTAQPTQHADMELVPQPDDHTAVCTCEGKIHKETNMKDEL is encoded by the exons ATGAAGGCATCACCAGAAAATGGGCGTGTTTCTTTTCAGCAACATGTCGGCATAGGAGTTTTTATCAAAACTTTACATTcaatatttaatcaatttaGACTTCCAGCGGTTAGGAATTTGAGGAATATGTTGTGTGAGCGTAGCGTTGACTTAGTTAAGCCTTTTGATAAAGGTTTATTATGTAGGTGTATAGTTTTAGTGGTATTAATTAGCATAAACTTTTCGGTTTCTGACTGTGAAGGAATCGATTCAGAGAGATGTCTTATCTGGGGTCCAGGGCTGAACCCCGACACAGTTTTACCAGTCCGCTACTTCTTTATTCACGCGGTCAATTCAAAGGGAGAGAACCTGACTTCATCGCCAG gtaaagacacatttaaagtgaAGATAAGTCCGAAGGACACACAGGAGCACATTCGTATCCACGTCCCTCCACCTCTGGACAGGGGAGACGGGTCTTTTCTGGTAAGGTACCGGCTCTATGGCACTGTGCTGAAGGGCCTGGAGATTGAAGTCTTCCACCAAGATACTGCTGTTGCAAAGTCACCTTACGTTATCCAAG GTCCAGTCTATCATGAATACTGCGATTGTCCAGAACCCAATGCTTCCGTTTGGCAGAGCGTCATGCAGTGTCCCGCTGAGGAGCCTCAAATTCTGGCAGACTTTAAAGCTTTCCCAACAATTGACCTGCAGCGTCTCCGACAGGAAGCGCCTCTCAGATTCGCCAACAGAGGAGGTCTCATTCACTACGCCATCATCAACAACAAGTTGTACCGCCGCACTCTGGGAAAATACACAGACTTTAAGATGTTCTCTGATGAAATCCTGCTCTCTCTAACAAGAAAGGTAAG GGTGCCTGATGTGGAGTTTTACTTAAATGTTGGTGACTGGCCATTAGAGACGAGGAGGGCTGACGCTGTTCCAGTGTTGTCATGGTGTGGCTCTACAGACACACGGGACATTGTCCTCCCCACTTACGAGGTCACACACTCCACCCTGGAGACCATGAGAGGTGTCACCATTGACCTGCTGTCCGTCCAGGGAAACACAG GGCCTCCATGGATTAACAAAACAGATCAAGCGTTTTTCCGTGGCCGAGACAGTCGAGAGGAGCGTCTTCACCTGGTCTCGTTGTCCAAGAAAAACCCAGAGATGCTGGATGCAGGCATCACAGGATGGTTCTTCTTcagagacagggagaaacaTGTTGGCAAAGCACCACTTGTTGGATTCTTTGAATTCTTTAAG TACAAGTACCAGGTGAATGTGGATGGAACAGTGGCAGCGTATCGGTTTCCTTACTTGATGCTCGGGAACAGTCTGGTCCTAAAGCAGGACTCACAATATTATGAATATTTCTACAGCCAGCTTAGAGCAGGCACTCACTACATTCCCGTGAGGAGAAACCTGTCGGACCTtttggagaaaatcaaatggGCCAAAGAGAACGACGCTGAAGCACATAAGATTGCCAGGGAAGGTCAGACATTGGTCAGAGAGTTGCTGCAGCCCAGCAGACTGTACTGTTACTACTACAGAGTGATGCACATGTACGCAGAGCGGCAGACAGCACAGCCAACACAGCATGCAGACATGGAGCTGGTACCTCAGCCGGACGACCACACTGCTGTATGCACATGTGAGggtaaaatacacaaagaaaccAATATGAAAGATGAACTATGA